One genomic segment of Scomber japonicus isolate fScoJap1 chromosome 23, fScoJap1.pri, whole genome shotgun sequence includes these proteins:
- the LOC128353522 gene encoding NACHT, LRR and PYD domains-containing protein 3-like produces the protein MACVPELLLATLEELVDKDLRTLQWFLYNNVLEGLPHIPKSRVEGSDRPGTVDLLVQTYGYDGAITVTVDILTRMKLKLWAETLISNYDEGNTFKKSEIDRRAIRERLKSTLREKHQNFYEGNADEGDIIYLKKIYTRLHLIEGAWGSFSEEHEVRQQRSGHVTTKETSIEASDIFKPRPNQEKHIRTVLTQGIPGMGKTVCAQKYTLSWAEGEENQDITFLFPFPFRELNPNIGEKDCSLIQLLHQFFPEMKPLETLGTECKVLFIFDGLDETLLPLNFKHNKVVRDETEPASLDVLITNLITGDLLGNALIWITSRPAAASRIPRKYIHQWTEVRGFVNEQREEYFKRRLCDDNLATKIINHVKSSRSLYIMCQIPVFCWITVRVMKKMLRDNMTGAMPNTLTEMYAHLLLCQMDRMIEGHYPMKSSNVVLKLAELAFRQLEKGNLIFYEADLKECGMDVKEATIYSGVCTEVFIMEGRRRREVFSFVHLTIQEFLAAVHVHHSYTQKKENVLLGYLKRVSTRLLPKSMFSFHKTAIEKALENRDGRWDLFLRFLLGLSLKSNQDLLARLLHLETDGEERRDEDVLKTINFIKEKIKEEPEAKLNLFHCLSELKEESLVQEIEKLVSSGRLVAKNLSPVQWSALTFELMTSEATNEFDLKKYIRSDQGVVKLLTVITSATRALLNRCNLTDNCCKDLASALSSTSCHLTELDVSDNNLRDSGVKLLSVGLGSPYCKLKSLRLQKCKLEGDCCEALAGALSSESTQLKELDLSANDFQEAGVKDLCVGLHSQSCKLETLRLNQCKLKETCCADLASVLCSGSSHIKHLDLSNNNLKDSGVFVLAAGLKSSHCGLETLRLCRCGLTHTCCEQIGAALSSDSTHLRELDLSGNNLQGPGIHLLSAQLSSPHCELKTLRLNECSLQKCSADLAAVLSSDTSQLKELELSGNDLQDSEVKELSAGLASLDCKLETLRLSFCGVTKEGCTYLASALNSNPSHLRVLDLSYNYLQDSGVKVISAHQDNPLCKLEKFSVDHNAECYLKSTLKNYACMLTLDTNTATRSLFLYDGGKQVTWVRQPQQYPDHPERFESVSQVLCHQGLNQRHYWEVEWRGRWVDIAVAMRGIRRRASSHLCGFGYTDQSWSLYCSEDHYIAQHDHQCVEIPAHLSHSRRVGVYLDWPGGTLSFYRISSGTLSHLYTFNSTFTEPLFAGFGMEEDDCSVTICND, from the exons ATGGCTTGTGTCCCGGAGCTTCTATTGGCCACTTTGGAGGAACTGGTTGATAAAGACCTGAGGACTCTCCAGTGGTTTCTTTACAATAATGTTCTCGAAGGATTACCTCATATTCCAAAGTCTCGGGTTGAGGGCAGTGATAGGCCAGGCACAGTGGATCTTTTGGTGCAGACATATGGCTACGACGGTGCTATTACTGTCACAGTGGACATATTGACCAGGATGAAACTCAAACTATGGGCTGAAACACTAATAAGCAACTATGATGAAggtaacacatttaaaaagt CAGAAATTGATCGCCGTGCAATCCGAGAAAGATTGAAATCCACTCTGAGGGAAAAGCACCAAAACTTTTATGAAGGGAATGCAGATGAAGGGGACATCATCTATCTGAAAAAAATCTACACTAGGCTGCATTTGATTGAAGGAGCATGGGGAAGCTTCAGTGaggaacatgaggtcagacaacAAAGGTCTGGGCATGTAACAACAAAGGAAACCTCCATTGAAGCAAGTGACATTTTCAAACCACGCCCTAACCAAGAGAAGCACATTAGAACTGTGCTTACCCAGGGTATACCTGGAATGGGTAAAACTGTCTGTGCACAGAAGTATACGCTGAGTTGGGCAGAAGGGGAAGAAAATCAGGACATTACGTTCCTCTTTCCATTTCCTTTCCGTGAACTGAATCCCAACATAGGCGAGAAGGACTGCAGTTTGATACAGCTGCTCCATCAATTCTTCCCTGAGATGAAACCTCTTGAGACACTGGGAACAGAATGCAAAGTCCTGTTCATCTTTGATGGCCTAGATGAGACTCTCCTCCCCTTGAATTTCAAGCACAACAAGGTTGTGAGAGATGAGACAGAGCCAGCTTCACTTGATGTGCTGATCACAAACCTAATAACAGGGGATCTGCTGGGCAACGCTCTCATTTGGATCACTTCTCGACCTGCTGCAGCCAGCCGTATCCCACGAAAGTACATCCATCAGTGGACGGAGGTGAGGGGGTTTGTTAATGAACAAAGGGAGGAATATTTCAAGAGGCGCTTGTGTGATGATAACCTTGCCACTAAGATCATCAATCATGTCAAATCATCAAGAAGCCTCTACATCATGTGTCAAATACCAGTTTTCTGCTGGATCACAGTCAGAGTGATGAAGAAAATGTTGCGTGACAACATGACAGGAGCCATGCCCAACACCTTGACTGAGATGTATGCACATCTCCTTCTTTGCCAGATGGACAGGATGATAGAAGGGCACTATCCGATGAAAAGCAGCAATGTTGTTTTGAAGCTAGCAGAGCTGGCGTTCCGTCAGCTagagaaaggcaacctgatcttctacgAGGCTGACTTGAAAGAGTGTGGTATGGATGTGAAGGAGGCTACCATCTACTCAGGCGTTTGCACAGAGGTCTTCATCATggaggggagaagaagaagggaagttTTCAGCTTTGTACATTTGACCATACAGGAGTTTCTGGCAGCGGTACACGTCCACCACTCCTACacacaaaagaaggaaaatgttCTTCTTGGATACCTGAAAAGGGTGTCTACAAGATTGCTCCCCAAATCTATGTTCAGTTTTCACAAGACTGCCATTGAAAAAGCCTTGGAGAATCGGGATGGCCGCTGGGACCTCTTTCTTCGCTTTCTTCTGGGACTGTCGCTGAAGTCCAATCAGGATCTCCTTGCTAGACTACTGCACTTGGAAACagatggagaagagaggagggatgaagatGTGTTAAAAACCATCAATTTTATCAAAGAGAAGATCAAAGAGGAACCAGAGGCTAAgctcaatctgttccactgccTGAGTGAGCTCAAAGAGGAATCTTTGGTGCAGGAGATCGAGAAACTTGTGAGTTCTGGAAGGCTTGTTGCCAAAAATCTGTCACCAGTCCAGTGGTCTGCACTCACATTTGAACTGATGACATCTGAGGCAACAAACGAGTTTGACTTGAAGAAGTATATAAGATCAGATCAAGGGGTAGTGAAACTGCTGACCGTCATCACTTCTGCTACACGTGCTCT GCTAAATCGCTGCAACCTCACTGACAACTGCTGCAAAGACTTGGCCTCTGCACTGAGCTCGACCTCTTGTCACCTGACAGAGCTGGACGTGAGTGACAACAACCTGAGGGACTCAGGGGTGAAGCTGCTTTCTGTTGGATTAGGGAGCCCTTATTGCAAACTGAAGAGTTTAAG ATTACAGAAGTGTAAACTGGAAGGAGACTGCTGTGAAGCACTGGCTGGTGCTCTCAGCTCGGAGTCTACCCAACTCAAAGAACTGGACCTGAGTGCTAATGACTTCCAGGAAGCAGGAGTAAAGGATCTCTGTGTTGGACTACACAGCCAATCCTGCAAACTGGAAACACTTAG GTTGAATCAGTGCAAGCTGAAAGAGACTTGTTGTGCAGATTTGGCTTCAGTTTTATGCTCAGGCTCATCTCACATAAAACATCttgacctgagtaacaacaacctgaaggattctGGTGTATTTGTGCTTgctgctggactgaagagttcacactgtggactggaaacacTCAG GCTCTGCCGGTGTGGCCTAACACATACATGTTGTGAACAGATTGGTGCAGCTCTTAGCTCTGACTCAACTCACCttagagagctggacctgagtggAAACAACCTGCAAGGACCAGGCATACATCTTCTCTCTGCTCAATTGAGTAGTCCACACTGTGAACTTAAGACATTAAG GTTAAATGAATGCAGTCTCCAGAAATGCAGTGCTGATTTGGCCGCAGTTCTCAGCTCAGACACCTCTCAGTTGAAAGAGCTTGAGCTGAGTGGAAatgacctgcaggattcagaggTGAAGGAGCTCTCTGCTGGATTGGCAAGTCTGGACTGTAAACTGGAGACTTTAAG GTTGTCGTTCTGCGGAGTGACAAAGGAAGGCTGCACTTATTTGGCTTCAGCGTTGAACTCCAACCCTTCCCACCTGAGGGTGCTGGACCTCAGCTACAACTACCTGCAGGATTCTGGAGTGAAGGTGATCTCTGCTCATCAGGACAATCCACTCTGTAAACTGGAAAAGTTCAG TGTGGACCATAATGCAGAGTGCTACTTGAAATCGACTCTGAAGAACT ATGCGTGTATGCTGACattggacacaaacacagctacCAGGTCCCTCTTCCTGTACGATGGTGGAAAGCAGGTGACGTGGGTCAGGCAGCCACAGCAGTACCCAGACCATCCCGAGAGGTTCGAGAGTGTGTCTCAGGTGCTGTGTCACCAAGGCCTTAACCAGCGGCactactgggaggtggagtggcgAGGACGATGGGTTGATATTGCTGTGGCGATGAGAGGGATCCGTCGGAGGGCAAGCTCTCATTTGTGTGGGTTTGGTTACACAGACCAGTCCTGGAGTCTGTACTGCTCTGAGGACCACTACATCGCTCAGCATGACCACCAGTGTGTGGAGATACCAgcgcatctgtctcactctcgtAGGGTTGGAGTGTATCTGGACTGGCCTGGTGGCACCCTGTCCTTCTACCGCATCTCTTCTGGGACCCTCAGCCACCTTTACACGTTCAACAGCACCTTCACTGAGCCCCTATTCGCTGGATTTGGGATGGAAGAGGATGACTGCTCTGTAACTATTTGCAATGATTGA
- the LOC128353523 gene encoding angiopoietin-related protein 5-like: MVLEHHLKMQEANTPKVLKDFELGYKVTMESKVGGCGLILTLLLLSCQVQAKQRAVSPQGTDCTQIKALLPQASNGVYVIQPPGVKTPFKVYCEMQSDGGWTVFQKRSGGAVSFNRKWAAYKNGFGSLTHDHWLGLQKVFSLTKNKTKRWSMRVDLWDHEGGTAFAEYGHFRLGNEKTAFKLHVGNYSGNAGDAIRGAYPGIDQNRYGFSTIDRDNDGCSPCIFGDIAEMECSSSDGGGWWYSRCGSASLNGDWHPAGNHIGWASGLHWHTWKTPAPYSVKATRMMIKSM, from the exons ATGGTCCTGGAGCATCATTTAAAGATGCAAGAAGCAAACACCCCTAAAGTCCTGAAAg ATTTTGAGCTGGGATACAAG GTTACAATGGAGAGTAAGGTTGGGGGCTGTGGGCTGATCTTGACTCTGCTTCTCTTGAGCTGCCAAGTGCAGGCTAag cagagggcagtgtCTCCTCAAG GAACAGACTGCACACAGATTAAGGCTCTCTTGCCACAAGCATCCAATGGGGTTTATGTAATCCAGCCTCCCGGAGTGAAAACCCCCTTTAAG GTGTACTGTGAGATGCAGTCAGATGGAGGTTGGACAGTGTTTCAGAAACGCAGTGGTGGAGCGGTTTCCTTCAACAGGAAATGGGCTGCATACAAAAATGGATTTGGAAGCCTGACAC ATGACCACTGGCTTGGTCTGCAAAAGGTTTTCTCTCTGACCAAGAACAAAACCAAAAGATGGAGTATGAGGGTCGACCTGTGGGACCATGAAGGTGGCACTGCTTTCGCTGAGTACGGACACTTCAGATTAGGCAATGAGAAAACAGCTTTCAAACTGCATGTTGGGAACTACAGTGGGAATGCAG GTGATGCCATCCGTGGGGCCTATCCAGGCATTGACCAGAATCGCTATGGCTTCAGTACCATTGATCGGGACAATGATGGATGCTCCCCATGCATCTTTGGTGACATTGCTGAAATGGAATGTTCCTCTTCAGATGGTGGAGGTTGGTGGTACAGCCGTTGTGGCTCTGCCAGTCTAAATGGTGACTGGCATCCTGCTGGTAACCACATCGGTTGGGCGTCAGGCCTCCACTGGCACACCTGGAAAACTCCTGCCCCTTATTCCGTCAAGGCCACCAGGATGATGATCAAGTCTATGTGA